The following proteins are co-located in the uncultured Draconibacterium sp. genome:
- a CDS encoding DUF4372 domain-containing protein — protein sequence MGKNTIFSGQPIFNQLLTFIDKSEIRKIAKKHGSEYYVKKFTTYNHVSSI from the coding sequence ATGGGTAAAAATACAATTTTTAGCGGACAGCCTATATTTAATCAGCTGTTAACGTTCATTGACAAGAGTGAGATTAGAAAAATAGCGAAAAAACACGGCAGCGAGTACTATGTCAAGAAGTTTACTACTTATAATCACGTGAGTTCGATTTAA
- a CDS encoding IS982 family transposase, translating to MNSKITEIFYLIDEFCKEFEKVKEGHVLVEESSKKRRNRKFVMSDSEVITIMVLFHLKNYRCLKHFYVHYVQKHMQSDFPKTVSYNRFVELQQKSLMPMAVFLQLCCLGKCTGVSFIDSTPIRVCHIRREFQHKTFKGLATKGQCSMGWFFGFKLHIVINDKGEILDFLFTQANVDDREPLKNKNFHDKIFGKLIGDKGYISKTLFDELFIDGIHLITKIRKNMKNSLMLTQDKILLRKRALIETVNDELKNMCQIEHTRHRSFGNFLTNLLAGLIAYSHFPKKPTLNLDEIIENNQICNLH from the coding sequence ATGAACTCTAAAATTACCGAAATTTTCTATTTAATTGACGAATTTTGCAAAGAATTTGAGAAGGTTAAGGAGGGACATGTCCTGGTTGAAGAATCTTCTAAAAAGCGAAGAAACCGTAAATTCGTTATGTCCGACAGCGAAGTGATTACCATTATGGTGTTGTTTCACCTAAAGAATTACAGGTGTTTGAAGCATTTTTATGTGCATTATGTGCAAAAACACATGCAATCCGACTTCCCAAAAACGGTATCATACAACCGTTTTGTCGAGCTTCAGCAGAAATCATTGATGCCCATGGCAGTATTCCTGCAACTATGTTGCCTTGGCAAATGTACTGGTGTTTCGTTTATAGATTCCACCCCCATTAGAGTGTGCCATATCAGACGAGAGTTTCAACACAAAACTTTTAAAGGACTGGCTACTAAAGGGCAATGTTCGATGGGATGGTTTTTTGGGTTCAAACTCCACATCGTCATCAACGACAAAGGAGAAATCCTCGACTTCCTTTTCACCCAAGCCAATGTTGATGACAGGGAGCCGTTGAAAAACAAAAATTTCCATGACAAAATATTCGGGAAACTTATTGGTGATAAAGGTTATATCTCAAAAACATTGTTCGACGAACTTTTTATCGACGGTATTCACCTGATTACCAAAATCCGCAAAAACATGAAAAACTCGTTGATGCTGACACAAGATAAAATATTGTTGCGAAAAAGGGCTTTGATTGAGACAGTTAACGACGAATTAAAAAATATGTGCCAGATAGAACACACAAGACACCGAAGCTTTGGGAACTTTCTTACAAACTTGCTAGCAGGTCTGATTGCTTATTCGCACTTTCCTAAAAAGCCTACTTTAAATCTCGATGAAATTATTGAAAATAACCAAATTTGCAACTTGCATTAA
- a CDS encoding IS4 family transposase: protein MSNSRYNHLVVMLFVVFEGYHSIREVILGLLANAHKLSHLGLSYLVRRSTFSEANKRRNSKVFEDIYMSVYQKHSRFLADSRLTDKDLKRLYIMDSSTISLFKDILKGVGRNPKSGKKKGGIKAHTIIKASENVPCLVRYSEAARHDHMFLQEVESLPSGSIITFDKGYVDYAQYETFSEKSIWYVTRLKDNALYTAGKELDIPDDTDSGVLKDEEVVLLYGQNKTKEHKARRIAYWDNENERLFEFITNNFELTAEKIALIYKKRWQIELLFKQLKQNFPLKYFLGDNENAIEIQIWAAMLANLLITLVKSKLKRKWAFSNMVSIIRQQLMSYINIYAFLENPEKSWLKLIKQDKYKYQHSLFPESPGAYF from the coding sequence ATATCGAACTCACGTTATAATCACTTAGTAGTTATGCTCTTCGTAGTTTTCGAAGGATATCATTCCATCAGGGAGGTTATTCTTGGTTTACTTGCTAATGCCCATAAACTGTCACATTTAGGATTAAGTTATCTGGTACGGCGAAGTACTTTTTCAGAAGCAAATAAACGTCGTAATAGCAAGGTGTTCGAGGATATTTATATGTCCGTTTATCAAAAGCATTCTCGTTTTTTAGCGGACAGCCGTTTGACAGATAAGGATTTGAAACGGCTTTATATTATGGATTCGTCTACCATATCCTTGTTTAAGGACATTCTAAAAGGAGTTGGCCGTAATCCTAAAAGTGGCAAAAAGAAGGGCGGTATTAAAGCCCATACAATTATCAAAGCCAGTGAAAACGTTCCTTGTTTAGTTCGGTACAGTGAAGCTGCAAGGCACGACCATATGTTTTTGCAAGAAGTGGAATCACTGCCATCAGGGTCGATAATAACTTTTGACAAAGGATATGTTGACTATGCGCAATATGAAACTTTTTCGGAAAAGTCAATCTGGTATGTAACCCGATTGAAAGACAATGCACTTTATACAGCCGGAAAAGAGCTCGATATCCCAGATGACACAGATTCTGGTGTCCTAAAAGACGAAGAAGTGGTACTTCTATATGGGCAAAATAAAACGAAAGAACACAAGGCTCGTAGAATTGCTTATTGGGATAATGAAAACGAACGATTATTTGAGTTTATAACCAATAACTTCGAACTAACTGCCGAAAAGATAGCTTTGATTTACAAAAAACGTTGGCAAATAGAACTGCTTTTCAAACAGCTTAAACAGAACTTCCCATTAAAATATTTTCTTGGTGACAATGAAAACGCCATTGAGATACAAATATGGGCGGCTATGCTTGCCAACTTGCTGATTACTTTGGTAAAAAGCAAACTCAAGAGAAAATGGGCATTTTCGAATATGGTGTCTATTATAAGACAGCAATTAATGAGTTACATTAACATTTATGCATTCCTGGAAAACCCTGAGAAAAGCTGGCTCAAATTGATAAAGCAAGACAAGTACAAATATCAACATTCGCTATTCCCCGAATCACCGGGGGCTTACTTTTGA
- a CDS encoding TetR/AcrR family transcriptional regulator: protein MEKDNNNEHLILETAERLFLEKGFAMTSTTEIAKEVGCNQAMVHYYYRTKEKLFEAIFEKKIKKFMSPFLQDFNADIPFEDRLKQLIEGHFDIINENPKIPFLFFNELLTNPARLESLKSKISELPQAILFKIGNDLQAEIEKGNIRTMNPLDLLISIVSLNVTIFLMAPILKNIANLSDTEFKKIIANRKKESVLIILRSLEP, encoded by the coding sequence ATGGAGAAAGATAATAACAACGAACATTTGATTTTGGAAACAGCAGAAAGGCTGTTTTTAGAAAAAGGATTTGCAATGACATCGACCACCGAAATTGCTAAAGAGGTAGGTTGTAACCAGGCAATGGTACACTATTATTACCGGACCAAAGAAAAGCTGTTTGAGGCCATTTTTGAGAAAAAGATTAAAAAATTCATGAGCCCGTTTTTGCAGGACTTTAATGCGGATATTCCTTTCGAAGACCGTTTAAAACAACTAATAGAAGGCCATTTCGACATAATCAATGAGAACCCTAAAATTCCTTTTCTGTTTTTTAATGAACTCTTAACCAATCCTGCCCGATTAGAATCATTAAAAAGTAAAATTTCGGAATTACCTCAGGCCATTCTTTTTAAAATAGGTAACGATTTACAGGCTGAAATTGAAAAAGGGAATATTCGCACTATGAACCCTCTTGATTTATTAATTTCCATCGTGTCCTTAAATGTTACCATATTTTTAATGGCACCTATTTTAAAGAACATTGCCAATTTGTCGGATACTGAGTTTAAGAAAATTATAGCGAACAGAAAAAAAGAAAGTGTACTTATTATTTTGAGAAGCTTAGAACCTTAA
- a CDS encoding TolC family protein, giving the protein MNKYLILMILGLSIQGYTAFGQLTIETCQEKAKNNYPQIKQYGLIEQTEAYNLSNANKGYLPQVAINAKATYQSDVTELNGTKVVNNDQYQAYAELNQTVWDGGVIRSQKGNIKASGEMEKQSLEVELYTIKDRVNQLFFGILAVNELITQNDLLQKELQTNYDKVQAYIQNGVANQSDADIIKVEQLKTNQRKADLLANQKSYKEMLSAMIGDAIGMEDSLVKPDYITNHNNETLNNRPELNLFEAQSDFYTSQESIIKSGNRPKVGLFAQGAYGNPGLNMFEKGFTPYYIVGARLTWNLGGFYTQKNNLSKISINKQSVDVQRETYLYNTNLKISQQANELEKIKEQIRNDDEIIELRTRIKETAEVKVYNGTLTVTDLIREINAENTAIAEKVLHEIDLLLALYNLKNTTNN; this is encoded by the coding sequence ATGAACAAGTACTTAATATTAATGATTCTCGGACTAAGTATTCAAGGTTATACTGCCTTTGGGCAACTAACTATTGAAACGTGTCAGGAGAAAGCCAAAAACAATTATCCGCAGATAAAACAATATGGATTAATTGAGCAAACAGAGGCATACAATTTATCAAACGCCAATAAAGGGTATTTACCACAAGTGGCAATTAACGCAAAAGCAACATACCAATCTGATGTTACTGAGCTTAACGGAACAAAAGTCGTGAACAACGACCAGTATCAAGCCTATGCAGAGCTTAATCAAACAGTATGGGACGGTGGCGTAATTCGTTCTCAGAAAGGCAATATAAAAGCATCCGGAGAGATGGAAAAACAATCGCTGGAAGTTGAATTATACACAATAAAAGACAGGGTGAACCAGCTCTTTTTTGGCATTCTGGCTGTGAATGAATTAATTACTCAAAACGATTTGTTGCAAAAAGAGCTGCAAACCAATTACGATAAAGTACAAGCATATATACAAAATGGAGTTGCTAACCAATCGGATGCAGATATCATCAAAGTTGAACAACTTAAAACAAACCAGCGAAAAGCTGATCTTCTGGCTAATCAAAAGTCATACAAAGAAATGTTATCTGCTATGATTGGTGATGCAATAGGGATGGAAGATTCGTTGGTTAAACCAGATTACATTACTAACCACAACAATGAAACATTAAATAACCGACCCGAATTAAACCTTTTCGAAGCACAATCAGACTTTTACACCAGTCAGGAAAGTATTATAAAATCCGGGAATAGGCCTAAAGTAGGTCTCTTCGCGCAAGGTGCTTACGGAAATCCGGGATTAAATATGTTCGAAAAAGGATTTACCCCCTACTACATTGTAGGTGCTCGACTTACATGGAATCTTGGAGGCTTTTATACGCAAAAGAATAATCTAAGTAAAATTTCTATTAACAAACAATCCGTTGATGTTCAGCGAGAAACATATTTATACAATACCAACCTAAAGATTTCACAACAGGCTAACGAACTTGAAAAAATAAAAGAACAAATAAGGAACGATGACGAGATCATTGAACTTCGTACCAGAATTAAGGAAACTGCCGAAGTAAAAGTTTACAATGGAACGTTGACTGTCACCGATTTGATTCGTGAAATAAATGCCGAAAATACAGCCATTGCAGAAAAAGTCTTACATGAGATTGACCTGTTGTTAGCTCTTTACAATCTTAAAAACACTACAAACAATTAA
- a CDS encoding HlyD family efflux transporter periplasmic adaptor subunit: protein MKVLKFILISAVTIFLSSCNNKNGVYDASGTFEATEIVVSSEGNGRILSFDVIEGETLKKNQQVGYVDSVQLYLSKKQLQKSINAIKSRHPEIQKQIAVIEQQIATQKIEKQRVENLLKANAANRKQLDDIDAHIALLEKQLEAQKSSLIITTKGLNEDVSTIEVQIEQLNDQLEKCRIINPIDGTVLVKYTEENELAVPGKSLYKVADIENMIFRAYLTSDQLTKIQMGQKVKVFADFGQETRDYDGKIEWISSKSEFTPKTIQTQDERANLVYAIKIGVKNDGYLKIGMYGQLKLQIEE, encoded by the coding sequence ATGAAAGTTTTAAAATTCATTCTCATTAGTGCTGTTACCATATTCTTAAGCTCTTGCAATAATAAAAATGGTGTTTACGATGCATCAGGTACTTTTGAAGCCACTGAGATTGTGGTTTCATCGGAGGGTAATGGTAGAATTCTATCATTTGATGTAATAGAAGGTGAAACTCTAAAAAAGAATCAACAAGTAGGTTATGTTGACAGTGTTCAACTTTATTTAAGTAAAAAGCAACTGCAGAAAAGCATCAATGCTATTAAGAGCCGTCATCCTGAGATTCAGAAACAAATTGCTGTAATTGAACAACAAATTGCTACTCAAAAGATAGAGAAACAGCGTGTTGAAAATCTGCTAAAAGCCAATGCGGCAAACCGGAAACAATTGGATGATATAGATGCACACATCGCCTTACTTGAAAAACAATTGGAAGCACAAAAATCATCATTGATAATTACTACAAAGGGATTGAATGAGGATGTTTCAACCATTGAAGTGCAAATTGAACAGTTAAACGACCAGCTGGAAAAATGCCGCATTATTAACCCTATTGACGGGACAGTTTTGGTAAAATATACTGAGGAGAATGAACTGGCTGTACCTGGCAAATCACTTTACAAAGTTGCCGATATAGAAAACATGATTTTTCGGGCATATTTAACATCCGACCAGCTTACCAAAATACAGATGGGACAAAAAGTTAAAGTATTTGCTGATTTTGGCCAGGAAACACGAGACTATGATGGAAAAATAGAATGGATTTCCAGCAAATCGGAATTCACCCCAAAAACAATACAAACCCAGGATGAGAGAGCCAATTTGGTTTATGCGATCAAGATTGGTGTAAAAAACGATGGTTACCTTAAAATTGGAATGTATGGTCAGTTAAAACTTCAAATCGAAGAATAA
- a CDS encoding ABC transporter ATP-binding protein, protein MEYSQNSNRTKYSVSCQNITKRYKKSATPEKDNAAALNDISFNVNHGELFGIIGPDGAGKTTLFRILTTLILADSGTVSIEGNDVVKDFKSIRKEVGYMPGRFSLYQDLTIEENLNVFAKVFKTSIEENYYLIEDIYKQIEPFKERRAGKLSGGMKQKLALCCALIHKPKVLFLDEPTTGVDPVSRKEFWEMLKRLKEQNITILVSTPYMDEAGMCDRIALIQEGSFLKIDTPQNIVNQFPHELWAVSSDNMSKLLSDIREIPTVRSCFAFGESHHITLTNNGLNTEELKSILAENGHTSIEIAKTEASIEDCFMDLTLNAE, encoded by the coding sequence ATGGAATATTCTCAGAATTCAAACAGGACTAAATATTCTGTTAGTTGTCAAAACATTACCAAGCGCTATAAAAAAAGTGCTACACCTGAAAAGGATAATGCGGCAGCTTTGAATGATATCAGCTTCAATGTGAATCACGGAGAATTATTTGGAATAATTGGCCCCGATGGTGCAGGAAAAACAACTTTATTTCGAATTCTTACCACATTAATATTGGCAGATTCGGGAACGGTATCGATTGAAGGAAACGACGTTGTCAAAGATTTCAAATCTATTCGCAAAGAAGTGGGCTATATGCCCGGCCGTTTTTCACTGTATCAGGATTTGACCATAGAAGAAAACCTGAATGTATTTGCGAAGGTTTTTAAAACTTCAATCGAAGAAAATTATTATTTGATTGAAGATATATACAAACAGATAGAGCCTTTTAAAGAACGTAGAGCCGGAAAACTATCCGGTGGAATGAAACAAAAACTGGCACTTTGCTGTGCCCTTATCCATAAACCCAAGGTGCTTTTCCTTGATGAACCAACAACCGGTGTTGATCCTGTATCGAGAAAAGAATTTTGGGAAATGCTTAAAAGGCTTAAAGAGCAAAATATAACCATACTGGTTTCTACGCCTTACATGGACGAAGCCGGTATGTGCGACCGTATTGCCTTAATTCAAGAGGGCAGTTTCCTGAAAATCGATACACCTCAAAATATTGTCAATCAATTTCCACACGAGCTTTGGGCGGTGAGCAGCGATAATATGTCGAAACTATTAAGCGATATACGTGAAATTCCAACGGTTAGGTCCTGTTTTGCTTTTGGCGAATCGCACCATATAACCCTTACCAATAATGGATTGAATACTGAGGAATTGAAAAGTATTTTAGCAGAAAATGGTCATACTTCAATTGAAATAGCTAAAACAGAAGCCTCTATCGAAGATTGCTTTATGGATTTAACCCTTAACGCAGAATAA
- a CDS encoding ABC transporter ATP-binding protein produces the protein MSENNKTIQNQASEIVISAENLTKRFGSFTAVDSISFEVTKGEIFGFLGANGAGKTTAMRMLSGLSFATSGKATVAGFDINKQSEKIKKTIGYMSQKFALYEDLKVWENIRLYAGIYGVPEKEIAPRTDALLKQLGFEKERDTLVKSLPLGWKQKLAFSVAIFHEPTIVFLDEPTGGVDPAARRNFWEMIYQASDRGITVFVTTHYMDEAEYCNRVSIMVDGKIEALDSPKNLKMQFNAKSMDEVFHKLARKSTRNSD, from the coding sequence ATGTCAGAGAACAATAAAACAATACAAAATCAGGCTTCAGAGATTGTTATTTCAGCGGAAAATCTAACCAAACGATTTGGCTCTTTTACAGCAGTCGATAGCATTTCATTTGAAGTAACGAAAGGTGAGATATTTGGTTTTCTTGGTGCTAACGGTGCCGGAAAAACCACTGCCATGCGTATGCTTTCCGGCTTGAGTTTTGCTACATCGGGTAAAGCCACAGTTGCGGGATTTGACATCAATAAACAGTCGGAAAAGATAAAGAAAACCATTGGATACATGAGTCAGAAATTTGCACTGTATGAAGATTTAAAAGTATGGGAAAATATCAGGCTGTATGCAGGTATTTATGGTGTACCTGAGAAAGAAATTGCTCCACGCACCGATGCGCTTTTAAAACAATTGGGATTTGAAAAAGAACGAGATACGTTAGTGAAATCATTACCTCTGGGCTGGAAGCAAAAACTGGCATTTTCAGTGGCTATCTTTCATGAACCAACCATCGTCTTTTTAGATGAACCTACCGGAGGGGTTGACCCAGCCGCACGCAGAAATTTCTGGGAGATGATTTACCAGGCCTCAGACCGTGGAATTACTGTTTTTGTGACAACACACTATATGGACGAAGCCGAATATTGTAACCGGGTGTCAATTATGGTAGATGGTAAAATAGAAGCTCTTGACAGTCCTAAAAACCTAAAAATGCAATTTAATGCCAAAAGTATGGATGAAGTTTTCCATAAACTGGCTCGTAAATCAACACGTAACTCAGACTAG
- a CDS encoding ABC transporter permease — MEQFLTFVKKEFYHIFRDTWTMIILLVLPIVMLILFGFMMTTEVKNTHFAIYDPSHDVATQGIVNKISLSEYFIFDGYLDSPEQIETIFRKGKIGLVVVFGERFYENMMHTGDAQVQLIADGSDPNTASTLTMYATSMIASYQQDITGDISIPYQITPEVKLLYNPTLKGSYNFVPGVMGMILMLICAMMTSVSIAREKELGTMEILLVSPMQSIQIIISKVVPYFFLSVINLTTILLLSVFVLDVPINGSLSLLILISFIFIFVSLALGLLISSAVDKQMVALLISAMVLMMPVMMLSGMMFPLENMPVALQWLSHVIPAKWFMIAVKKIMIQGLGFSSIYKEFAILSIMAVSLIAISIKRFKYRLE, encoded by the coding sequence ATGGAACAGTTTCTAACATTTGTAAAAAAAGAGTTCTATCATATTTTCCGTGATACCTGGACCATGATAATTCTATTGGTATTGCCTATTGTGATGCTTATACTTTTCGGCTTTATGATGACCACCGAAGTAAAAAATACTCACTTTGCCATTTACGACCCATCTCACGATGTGGCAACACAGGGAATTGTAAACAAAATTTCGTTGAGCGAATACTTTATTTTCGACGGGTATTTGGATAGTCCTGAACAGATTGAAACAATTTTCAGAAAAGGGAAAATTGGTTTGGTAGTGGTTTTTGGGGAACGGTTTTACGAAAATATGATGCACACTGGTGATGCACAGGTTCAACTGATAGCCGATGGTTCCGACCCCAATACAGCATCTACTCTAACCATGTATGCCACTAGTATGATTGCATCTTATCAACAGGATATAACAGGTGATATTAGTATTCCGTATCAAATAACACCTGAAGTAAAGTTGTTATATAATCCCACCTTAAAAGGTTCGTACAACTTTGTGCCCGGGGTTATGGGTATGATTCTTATGCTGATATGCGCCATGATGACCTCAGTTTCCATTGCACGCGAAAAGGAATTGGGAACCATGGAGATACTACTGGTTTCGCCCATGCAGTCTATCCAGATTATTATATCGAAGGTTGTACCTTATTTCTTTTTGTCGGTGATAAACCTTACCACCATACTGCTGCTTTCGGTTTTCGTACTGGATGTACCCATTAACGGTAGTTTGAGTTTATTAATACTCATCTCGTTCATTTTTATATTTGTTTCACTGGCACTCGGTCTTTTAATTTCATCGGCGGTTGATAAACAAATGGTAGCCTTGCTTATATCTGCCATGGTTCTCATGATGCCTGTAATGATGCTTTCGGGAATGATGTTTCCCCTTGAAAATATGCCTGTGGCACTACAATGGTTATCGCATGTAATTCCTGCCAAATGGTTTATGATTGCAGTGAAGAAAATCATGATTCAAGGTCTTGGTTTCTCCTCAATATATAAGGAATTTGCGATTTTAAGTATCATGGCAGTATCACTGATTGCCATAAGTATTAAACGTTTTAAATACAGATTGGAGTAG